The Manis javanica isolate MJ-LG chromosome 4, MJ_LKY, whole genome shotgun sequence genome contains a region encoding:
- the FBXO2 gene encoding F-box only protein 2 isoform X2, whose product MDGDGEPESVGQPEEVGPEEQPEEGCAEESIAGEERPEEEEEAAAASLDELPEPLLLRVLAELPAAQLVQACRLVCLRWKELVDGAPLWLLKCQQEGLVPEGGAEDGRDHWQQFYFLSQRRRNLLRNPCGEEDLEGWSDVEHGGDGWRVEELPGDSGVEFVHDENVKKYFASSFEWCRKAQVIDLQAEGYWEELLDTTQPAIVAKDWYSGRSDAGCLYELTVKLLSEHEDVLAEFNSGQVAVPADGDDAEWTEISHTFTDYGPGVRFVRFEHAGQDSVYWKGWFGARVTNSSVWVEP is encoded by the exons AGAGCGTGGGCCAGCCGGAGGAGGTGGGCCCCGAGGAGCAGCCGGAGGAGGGGTGCGCGGAGGAGTCGATCGCCGGGGAGGAGCGCCccgaggaagaggaggaggcggcggcggcgtccCTGGACGAGCTGCCCGAGCCGCTGCTGCTGCGTGTGCTGGCCGAGCTGCCGGCCGCCCAGCTGGTGCAGGCCTGCCGCCTGGTGTGTCTGCGCTGGAAGGAGCTCGTGGACGGCGCCCCGCTGTGGCTGCTCAAGTGTCagcaggaggggctggtgccCGAGGGCGGCGCGGAGGACGGGCGCGACCACTGGCAGCAATTCTACTTCCTGAGCCAGCGGCGGCGCAACCTGCTGCGCAACCCGTGCGGGGAAG AGGACTTAGAGGGCTGGAGCGACGTGGAGCACGGTGGGGACGGCTGGAGGGTGGAGGAGCTGCCCGGAGACAGTGGAGTGGAATTCGTCCACGATGAGAACGTCAAGAAGTACTTCGCTTCTTCCTTTGA GTGGTGTCGCAAAGCGCAGGTCATTGATCTGCAGGCTGAGGGCTACTGGGAGGAGCTGCTGGACACCACGCAGCCGGCCATCGTGGCGAAGGACTG GTACTCGGGCCGCAGCGACGCCGGCTGCCTGTATGAGCTCACGGTGAAGCTGCTGTCGGAGCACGAGGACGTGCTGGCCGAGTTTAACAGCGGGCAGGTAGCAGTGCCCGCAGATGGCGATGACGCAGAATGGACGGAG ATCTCCCACACCTTCACCGACTACGGGCCCGGCGTCCGCTTCGTCCGCTTCGAACACGCGGGGCAGGACTCGGTCTACTGGAAGGGCTGGTTCGGGGCCCGGGTGACCAACAGCAGCGTGTGGGTGGAGCCCTGA